In a genomic window of Rhododendron vialii isolate Sample 1 chromosome 12a, ASM3025357v1:
- the LOC131309793 gene encoding protein ROOT HAIR DEFECTIVE 3-like encodes MDVEGSDGRERKDDTAFERRSGLFAFAVSHIVLINMFANSVGLEHGASKPLLTHVFQGVLRLSTCPRKTTLMFVIRDIVETTPLDNLDPILRDDIQKIWNSIPKLEGQKGTPLSTFFNIEVVGLPNYVEKRELFKKQVKILRQRLNHSIPPGGLAGDSRQRIPGSDFSVSAQVIWENIKKDRELDLPKYEVMVAKIRCEEIFKEKLKDFVANKERRQLEEGAKTNIPAKGFGKDYDKIIDSYLKGYDKGTEYYDADVRSEKREHLKKEMMLVVQLAFQPILANIGSTYLMKFKEAFRKALKKGKNAEKAAHNCKETYLKLFDDTCADVIVEEANCNTKEERKKLKREIHDIVRQVERKLNDKKEKEKIIVAGAGGAVMATGVIVAAATLSAIFFPATALVAASTGAAFGLTALVSFAEKRFKSYKSKNCEISIEFEASNGID; translated from the exons GATGATACTGCATTTGAAAGGCGGAGTGGCCTTTTTGCATTTGCTGTTTCCCATATAGTTCTAATAAATAT gTTTGCCAATAGTGTCGGTCTTGAGCACGGTGCAAGTAAGCCTCTCTTGACACATGTCTTCCAG GGCGTATTGCGATTGTCTACTTGTCCGCGTAAAACAACTTTGATGTTTGTAATACGTGATATAGTAGAG ACGACACCCTTGGATAATTTAGATCCTATTCTGAGGGACGATATACAGAAG ATATGGAACTCCATCCCTAAGCTAGAAGGTCAAAAGGGAACTCCCTTGAGTACATTTTTTAAT ATAGAAGTTGTGGGGCTTCCTAATTATGTGGAGAagagagagctttttaaaaagCAG GTGAAAATTTTAAGGCAGCGATTGAATCATTCCATACCACCTGGTGGGCTAGCTGGAGATAGCCGACAGAGAATTCCTGGTTCAGACTTTTCTGTTAGTGCACAAGTGATCTGGGAAAATATTAAGAAGGACAGGGAGCTTGACCTTCCTAAGTACGAG GTTATGGTTGCTAAAATACGCTGTGAGGAAATCTTCAAAGAGAAGCTTAAGGACTTTGTTGCAAATAAG GAGAGGCGTCAATTAGAAGAGGGTGCAAAAACCAATATTCCAGCAAAGGGCTTCGGGAAGGATTATGATAAAATAATCGACTCTTATTTGAAAGG GTACGATAAGGGGACTGAATATTATGATGCAGATGTTAGGTCTGAAAAGAGAGAGCACTTGAAAAAGGAAATGATGCTA GTGGTTCAATTGGCCTTCCAACCCATTTTAGCAAATATAGGGTCAACATATCTGATGAAATTCAAGGAAGCGTTTCGTAAAGctttaaaaaaagggaaaaatgcTGAAAAGGCTGCTCATAATTGCAAAGAGACTTACCTGAAGCTATTTGATGATACATGCGCAG ATGTCATTGTTGAAGAAGCCAACTGCAACACAAAAGAAGAGCGGAAGAAACTAAAGCGTGAGATACATGACATTGTTCGTCAAGTTGAGCGTAAACTAAATGACAAAAAG gagaaagaaaaaataatcgTGGCGGGAGCGGGGGGGGCTGTAATGGCTACGGGAGTCATCGTTGCGGCCGCTACACTGA GTGCCATTTTCTTTCCAGCCACTGCTCTCGTTGCTGCCTCTACTGGTGCCGCTTTTGGTCTTACTGCTTTGGTGTCTTTCGCAGAAA